One stretch of Micromonospora echinospora DNA includes these proteins:
- a CDS encoding lasso peptide biosynthesis PqqD family chaperone, whose amino-acid sequence MSWTLPAHVSWTPTEYGGVLLDSASGEYWTLNATATTALASILEDAPMAQVTDRLAAEFDGDPEAMAADVPAFLAELRSAGLVVAT is encoded by the coding sequence ATGAGCTGGACCCTGCCCGCCCACGTTTCCTGGACGCCGACCGAGTACGGCGGCGTGCTCCTGGATTCCGCCTCCGGCGAGTACTGGACCTTGAACGCGACCGCCACCACCGCGCTCGCCTCGATCCTGGAGGACGCGCCGATGGCGCAGGTGACCGACCGGCTCGCGGCCGAGTTCGACGGCGACCCGGAGGCGATGGCCGCCGACGTGCCGGCGTTCCTCGCCGAACTGCGGTCCGCCGGTCTGGTGGTCGCGACATGA
- a CDS encoding asparagine synthase has protein sequence MTQLPDPASQVSWFVVLPDSDAGKPLARRLEQLTGVLQTIGHASGRPWLVGRWQPGEAVAAELGPNRLAVLGEHRLSAEDLLRLARGAQDTERLCATVQDEPGSFHAIASAPGGVAVQGSLSGYRRVYHHRAGGPALVSDRADVLAALTGAEVDDEALALRLLTPFSPWPMFWQPVWRGIRAVRPDERLVLDLAGTPRARRRWQPPEPSLDLETAAVGLHQALSEAVAVRGGPGDVISSDLSGMDSTSLCALAVRQGRNVVGLTCVSPDPLDDDLPWAELAARELGKVTHEVVAGDANPLPYTDLHEPADRFDEPTAAVMYRAGFLATSRRAADHGARVRLTGFGGDELLTADPALQLTLLRTHPRLALRHLRLLRAAYRWKHGATLRAVLDRRSYGGWFDSLADGLAAEEAGFNGPMLSWGPPVGLAPWTAPDARATVRRILRDHASAANPLQDDRGLHGRLAGLYAGAAAGRHLAQASRRVGVTAALPYLDDQVVKVSLSVRTADIASPQQYKPLIVRAMRDVLPEALRSRSTKADTSIAALLGADRHRAALLDLAERSRLAERGLIDGAALRAALETPGDRTFYDLDQTLAAETWLRVHETPIRGNGEHNR, from the coding sequence ATGACGCAGTTGCCAGACCCGGCGTCACAAGTGTCGTGGTTCGTGGTGCTGCCGGACAGCGACGCCGGAAAGCCCCTGGCGCGACGTCTGGAGCAGCTCACCGGCGTGCTGCAGACGATCGGCCACGCGTCCGGTCGCCCCTGGCTGGTGGGTCGCTGGCAGCCCGGCGAGGCGGTGGCGGCCGAACTCGGCCCGAACCGCCTCGCCGTGCTCGGCGAGCACCGGCTCTCCGCCGAGGACCTGCTCCGGCTCGCGCGTGGCGCGCAGGACACCGAGCGGCTCTGCGCGACCGTGCAGGACGAACCGGGCAGCTTCCACGCGATCGCCTCGGCGCCCGGCGGTGTCGCCGTACAGGGGAGCCTCTCCGGCTACCGGCGCGTCTACCACCACCGCGCTGGCGGACCGGCCCTGGTCTCGGACCGCGCCGACGTGCTGGCCGCCCTGACCGGGGCCGAGGTGGACGACGAGGCGCTGGCACTGCGGCTGCTCACCCCGTTCTCGCCGTGGCCGATGTTCTGGCAGCCGGTATGGCGGGGCATTCGCGCCGTGCGGCCGGACGAACGGCTCGTCCTCGACCTCGCGGGAACGCCGCGCGCCCGGCGACGGTGGCAGCCGCCCGAGCCGTCGCTCGACCTCGAGACCGCAGCCGTCGGCCTGCACCAGGCACTCTCCGAGGCCGTCGCGGTCCGGGGCGGCCCCGGCGATGTGATCTCCAGCGACCTGAGCGGCATGGACTCGACCTCGCTCTGCGCGCTCGCCGTGCGGCAGGGCCGCAACGTGGTCGGCCTGACCTGCGTCAGCCCGGACCCGCTCGACGACGACCTGCCCTGGGCCGAGCTGGCCGCGCGCGAACTCGGCAAGGTGACTCATGAGGTGGTTGCCGGCGACGCGAACCCGCTGCCCTACACCGATCTGCACGAGCCCGCCGATCGGTTCGACGAGCCCACCGCGGCGGTCATGTACCGCGCCGGGTTCCTGGCCACCTCACGCCGGGCCGCCGACCACGGCGCCCGGGTACGCCTCACCGGCTTCGGCGGCGACGAACTGCTCACGGCCGACCCGGCCCTGCAGCTCACCCTCCTGCGTACGCATCCCCGCCTCGCCCTTCGCCACCTGCGACTCCTGCGCGCGGCCTATCGCTGGAAGCATGGCGCCACCCTGCGGGCGGTGCTCGACCGGCGTTCGTACGGCGGCTGGTTCGACTCACTCGCCGACGGGCTCGCCGCCGAGGAGGCCGGCTTCAACGGTCCGATGCTGAGCTGGGGGCCACCGGTCGGCCTGGCCCCCTGGACCGCACCCGACGCCCGCGCCACCGTACGCCGGATCCTCCGCGACCACGCCTCGGCGGCGAACCCCCTGCAGGACGACCGCGGGCTGCACGGCCGGCTGGCCGGGCTGTACGCCGGCGCAGCCGCCGGCCGGCATCTGGCCCAGGCGTCCCGGCGGGTCGGGGTGACCGCCGCGCTGCCCTACCTGGACGATCAGGTGGTCAAGGTCAGCCTGAGCGTACGCACCGCCGACATCGCCTCACCGCAGCAGTACAAGCCCCTGATCGTCCGGGCGATGCGTGACGTCCTGCCGGAAGCGCTGCGCAGCCGGTCGACCAAGGCCGACACCTCCATCGCCGCGCTGCTGGGTGCCGACCGTCACCGCGCCGCGCTGCTCGATTTGGCGGAACGATCGCGGCTGGCCGAGCGTGGCCTGATCGACGGCGCGGCCCTGCGCGCCGCGCTCGAGACGCCCGGTGATCGCACCTTCTACGACCTCGACCAGACGCTGGCCGCCGAAACCTGGTTGCGCGTCCACGAGACACCGATCCGCGGAAACGGAGAGCACAACCGATGA
- a CDS encoding keywimysin-related RiPP, which produces MTRGRSGLDRSELPTGKECIEMAKKSYQRPTLTRGGAFAHKTAGSLFTNCRESYVTQKPRAICS; this is translated from the coding sequence ATGACCCGCGGTAGGAGCGGCCTGGACCGGTCCGAGTTACCCACCGGGAAGGAGTGCATCGAGATGGCCAAGAAGTCGTACCAGCGCCCGACGCTGACCAGGGGTGGCGCGTTCGCCCACAAGACCGCCGGCAGCCTCTTCACCAACTGCCGCGAGTCGTACGTCACCCAGAAGCCGAGGGCCATCTGCAGTTGA
- a CDS encoding ABC transporter ATP-binding protein, whose protein sequence is MTSPARAPIRLLMRYMRPHTGGLLVGAGLMFLGGLVNLAQPLAVKHLLDGLTGDASFAGPVILLTTLLVAGALVGAGGMYLLEATAESVVLDARRRLIDRLLHLRVGVMDRAESGDLLSRVTGDTTQLRSAATTNVVDLVTGVFQIGGAVVLMARLDLVLLGVVTLVLVLLLGVTALLAARIRDVSERTQAAVGGLGAVLARALGAFRTVKANGAERQQTAAAHSAAIQAWRRGRQAARWVSAAGVTTGLAVQLAFVVVLGVGGARVAADDLTVSSLVAFLLYLFYLAGPVSQLAGGVTGLQAGLAAVGRIDAVVRMPAEDPGGRAAPSTEAIGPMSVAFHGVSLRHRPQDPEVLTDVTLRIPATGLTALVGPSGAGKSTLLSLVERFQDPTSGHLEVGDRDVRQWPLRELRARIGYVEQEAPVLSGTLRDNLLLGAADAPDGRIDEILEQAMLVSLVRRLPQGLDTRIGQRGATLSGGERQRIAIARALLRRPGLLLLDEPTAHLDAVNEQALRDLVAGVARTTTVLMAAHRLSTVLDADRVVVLEAGRVRAVGTHESLIDRDDLYRRLAETQLLIEPHVPAVAVSSGYRERPET, encoded by the coding sequence ATGACCAGCCCTGCCCGCGCTCCGATACGGCTGCTCATGCGCTACATGCGGCCGCACACCGGCGGTCTTCTGGTCGGTGCCGGCCTGATGTTTCTCGGCGGCCTGGTCAACCTTGCCCAGCCGCTCGCGGTCAAGCACCTGCTGGACGGGCTGACAGGCGACGCGTCGTTCGCCGGCCCGGTGATCCTGCTGACCACGCTCCTGGTGGCCGGCGCACTGGTCGGTGCCGGCGGCATGTACCTGCTGGAGGCCACCGCCGAGAGCGTGGTGCTCGACGCCCGCCGCCGCCTGATCGACCGGCTGCTCCACCTCCGCGTCGGCGTGATGGATCGGGCCGAGTCCGGTGACCTGCTGTCCCGGGTCACCGGCGACACCACCCAGCTACGGTCCGCCGCCACCACGAACGTCGTCGATCTCGTCACCGGCGTGTTCCAGATCGGCGGCGCGGTCGTGCTGATGGCCCGCCTCGACCTGGTGCTGCTCGGCGTGGTGACCCTGGTCCTGGTGCTGCTGCTCGGCGTCACCGCGCTGCTCGCCGCGCGGATCCGCGACGTCAGCGAGCGGACCCAGGCGGCGGTGGGTGGGCTCGGCGCGGTGCTGGCCCGCGCGCTCGGCGCGTTCCGGACGGTCAAGGCCAACGGCGCCGAACGGCAGCAGACCGCGGCGGCGCACAGCGCGGCGATCCAGGCGTGGCGACGCGGTCGGCAGGCGGCGCGCTGGGTCTCCGCGGCAGGGGTCACCACCGGCCTCGCCGTGCAACTGGCGTTCGTCGTCGTGCTCGGCGTCGGCGGGGCCCGAGTCGCCGCCGACGACCTGACCGTGTCGTCGCTGGTCGCCTTCCTGCTGTACCTGTTCTACCTGGCCGGGCCGGTGTCCCAACTGGCCGGCGGGGTGACCGGACTACAGGCCGGGCTGGCCGCGGTGGGCCGGATCGACGCGGTCGTGCGGATGCCCGCCGAGGACCCGGGCGGGCGCGCCGCGCCGAGCACCGAGGCGATCGGGCCGATGTCGGTGGCGTTCCACGGTGTCTCGTTGCGCCACCGCCCGCAGGACCCGGAAGTGCTGACCGACGTGACCCTGCGGATCCCGGCCACCGGCCTGACCGCCCTGGTCGGCCCGTCCGGGGCCGGCAAGAGCACCCTGCTCTCGCTCGTCGAGCGGTTCCAGGACCCGACCTCCGGTCACCTCGAGGTCGGCGACCGGGACGTACGGCAGTGGCCGCTGCGTGAGCTGCGGGCCCGGATCGGATACGTCGAGCAGGAGGCGCCGGTGCTCTCCGGAACCCTGCGCGACAACCTGCTGCTCGGTGCCGCGGACGCCCCGGACGGCCGGATCGACGAGATCCTCGAGCAAGCCATGCTGGTTTCCCTCGTCCGCCGGCTGCCCCAGGGCCTCGACACACGGATCGGCCAGCGCGGGGCGACGCTGTCCGGCGGCGAACGCCAACGCATCGCGATCGCCCGGGCGCTGCTGCGCCGGCCGGGCCTGCTGCTGCTCGACGAGCCGACCGCACACCTGGACGCGGTGAACGAGCAGGCACTGCGCGACCTGGTCGCCGGGGTGGCCCGGACCACGACCGTGCTGATGGCCGCCCACCGGTTGTCCACCGTCCTCGATGCCGACCGCGTCGTGGTGCTGGAAGCCGGGCGGGTACGCGCGGTCGGCACGCACGAGAGCCTGATCGACCGTGACGACCTGTACCGGCGCCTGGCCGAGACCCAGTTGCTCATCGAACCTCACGTCCCGGCCGTCGCGGTATCGAGTGGATATAGAGAGCGCCCCGAGACTTGA
- a CDS encoding AfsR/SARP family transcriptional regulator encodes MSELEFRVLGPVEVWRDGRRVMLPGSKITTVLAALLLARGKVVPHVELSSLLWGWDPPATVDAQIYTYVSRLRKRLDFEVKIVREHAGYTLHIGNSFVDLFAFEDLAAQGAERLAEGHRAAAANDLESALSLWRGPALANVTEPLARRHLPWLDEAYALACERKFEAELGLGINLELIPELTELVARYPLREQFRAQLVLALHRAGRRSEALVAYDQARRALADQLGVSPGEALAQAYDEVLVSDTPEAPAPARPEPSAVVAEAAQVTLPPDEAYFVGRANELAALEKMLTGDRTATNGPRQIVLTGAVGTGKTALAVRAAHRCAHAFAGGTAYASLTDANGASLPASAVLKRLLYGLRERVDPAWSDEELALRFRAASARRPVLIILDDVRADSDLTAVTPNHASATLLLISRSHLVVTGWRDTIFLKPMGLAEGIVLLAAIGGEERILADLVAARAVVEFCDGLPAALRVCGTRLAAHPLWPVRRLAHRLADPARRLDELSLGDELLRGRLLSAFRSLPDTARRSLSMFEDVGPDAFTATSLRLPGSIPEAEAEQVLDMLVEARLVEEVAVDDLGGSQFRMTGLMRLLAIDLARAPS; translated from the coding sequence TTGAGTGAACTGGAGTTTCGTGTCCTAGGGCCGGTGGAGGTGTGGCGTGACGGACGTCGCGTCATGTTGCCCGGATCCAAGATCACGACTGTCCTCGCCGCGCTTCTGCTGGCGCGGGGTAAGGTCGTCCCACATGTGGAGCTGAGTTCTCTGCTGTGGGGATGGGATCCTCCCGCGACCGTCGACGCGCAGATCTACACCTACGTGTCGCGGTTGCGCAAGAGACTTGACTTCGAAGTCAAGATCGTGCGTGAGCACGCAGGCTACACGCTCCACATCGGCAACTCGTTCGTTGACCTCTTCGCGTTCGAGGACCTGGCCGCACAGGGTGCCGAGAGACTGGCCGAGGGGCATCGGGCGGCTGCGGCGAACGACCTCGAGAGTGCCTTGTCGCTCTGGCGCGGGCCGGCGCTGGCGAATGTGACCGAGCCGCTGGCCAGGCGGCATCTGCCCTGGCTGGATGAGGCGTACGCGCTGGCTTGCGAGCGCAAGTTCGAGGCCGAGTTGGGCCTGGGGATCAACCTCGAGCTCATTCCGGAGCTCACCGAGCTGGTGGCGCGTTACCCGCTGCGCGAGCAGTTCCGGGCCCAGCTGGTTCTCGCGCTGCACCGCGCCGGCCGCCGCTCCGAGGCCCTGGTGGCCTACGACCAGGCACGACGCGCGCTCGCAGACCAGCTCGGAGTGAGCCCGGGCGAGGCGCTCGCCCAGGCCTACGACGAGGTCCTGGTCAGCGACACGCCAGAGGCCCCGGCCCCGGCGCGGCCGGAGCCGTCGGCTGTCGTCGCCGAGGCCGCCCAGGTGACGCTGCCGCCGGACGAGGCCTACTTCGTGGGCCGGGCGAACGAACTCGCCGCGCTGGAGAAGATGCTCACCGGCGACCGGACCGCGACCAACGGACCCCGGCAGATCGTGCTCACCGGTGCGGTCGGCACCGGCAAGACGGCGCTCGCAGTGCGGGCCGCCCACCGATGCGCCCACGCCTTCGCCGGTGGCACCGCCTACGCCTCGCTCACCGACGCGAACGGCGCCTCGCTGCCCGCCTCCGCGGTGCTGAAGCGCCTACTGTACGGGCTGAGGGAGAGGGTCGATCCGGCGTGGAGCGACGAGGAACTGGCCCTGCGGTTCCGCGCCGCCAGCGCACGCCGGCCAGTGCTGATAATCCTCGACGACGTCCGGGCGGACTCCGACCTCACGGCGGTCACGCCCAACCATGCGTCCGCAACGCTGTTGCTGATCAGCCGCTCGCATCTGGTGGTCACCGGCTGGCGGGACACGATCTTTCTCAAGCCGATGGGGTTGGCTGAGGGCATCGTGCTGCTCGCCGCGATCGGCGGGGAGGAGCGCATCCTCGCCGACCTGGTCGCGGCCCGGGCCGTCGTCGAGTTCTGCGACGGGCTGCCGGCCGCGCTCCGGGTGTGCGGTACCCGGCTCGCCGCCCATCCGCTGTGGCCGGTCCGTCGGCTCGCGCATCGCCTCGCCGACCCGGCTCGCCGTCTCGACGAACTGTCGCTCGGCGACGAGCTGCTGCGCGGGCGCCTGCTGTCGGCTTTCCGATCGCTGCCGGACACCGCCCGGCGCAGCCTGTCGATGTTCGAGGACGTCGGCCCGGACGCCTTCACCGCGACCTCGTTGCGGCTGCCCGGCAGCATCCCCGAGGCGGAAGCCGAGCAGGTCCTCGACATGCTCGTCGAGGCCCGGTTGGTGGAGGAGGTCGCCGTCGACGACCTCGGCGGGAGCCAGTTCCGGATGACCGGGCTGATGCGGTTGCTCGCCATCGACCTGGCCCGCGCCCCGAGCTGA
- a CDS encoding TauD/TfdA family dioxygenase, producing the protein MAGQSWKPLDITAQDIGVAATPEALIGHLDDLGGELDDLLVREKALVFRGFGVAPEKFDAVLDRLLPHRLAYVNGNSPRTKVGSNVYTSTEYPPEFTISMHNEMSYASRWPSRLAFFCQIAAATGGATPLVDAALWLESLDPEVREAFAGGVRYTQNLHGGQGLGKSWQQTFETDDRAVVDDYLEAAGAEWTWRADNSLHVEQPRPSTIRHPVTGTEVWFNQSDQWHPAALGDETAKALAQILPPEELPQYVTFDDGSTIPDEYVIQVRDRGLENAVDVDWRVGDVMVFDNLLVAHGRRPFTGARRILVAMTG; encoded by the coding sequence ATGGCCGGGCAGAGCTGGAAGCCGCTGGACATCACGGCGCAAGACATCGGTGTCGCGGCCACACCCGAGGCGCTCATCGGCCATCTCGACGACCTCGGCGGCGAACTCGACGATCTCCTCGTCCGAGAGAAGGCCCTGGTGTTCCGGGGCTTCGGCGTGGCGCCCGAGAAATTCGACGCCGTCCTCGACCGGCTGCTGCCGCACCGGCTCGCATACGTCAACGGCAACTCGCCGCGTACCAAGGTGGGCTCGAACGTCTACACCTCGACCGAGTACCCGCCCGAGTTCACGATCTCCATGCACAACGAGATGTCGTACGCATCCCGCTGGCCCAGCAGGCTCGCGTTCTTCTGCCAGATCGCCGCGGCGACCGGTGGCGCGACCCCGCTGGTGGACGCGGCGCTCTGGCTCGAATCGCTCGACCCCGAGGTGCGCGAGGCGTTCGCCGGCGGGGTGCGCTACACCCAGAATCTGCATGGCGGCCAGGGCCTCGGCAAGAGCTGGCAGCAGACGTTCGAGACCGACGACCGGGCGGTGGTCGACGACTACCTCGAGGCGGCCGGCGCGGAGTGGACCTGGCGGGCGGACAACAGCCTGCACGTCGAGCAGCCGCGGCCGTCCACCATCCGGCACCCGGTGACCGGCACCGAGGTTTGGTTCAACCAGTCCGACCAGTGGCACCCGGCGGCGCTGGGCGACGAGACCGCCAAGGCGCTGGCCCAGATCCTGCCGCCTGAGGAGCTGCCGCAGTACGTCACGTTCGACGACGGCAGCACGATCCCCGACGAGTACGTCATCCAGGTGCGCGACCGTGGCCTGGAGAACGCGGTCGACGTCGACTGGCGGGTCGGCGACGTCATGGTCTTCGACAACCTGCTGGTCGCGCACGGCCGCCGGCCGTTCACCGGCGCCCGCCGCATCCTCGTCGCGATGACGGGCTGA
- a CDS encoding MbtH family protein: MSEQTPATHRVVLNDEEQYSIWWVDRHLPAGWHAEGFTGSEEECLAHIDTVWTDMRPASLRRRMAEHASAT, translated from the coding sequence ATGTCCGAGCAGACCCCCGCCACCCACCGCGTCGTGCTCAACGACGAGGAGCAGTACTCGATCTGGTGGGTCGATCGTCACCTACCCGCGGGGTGGCACGCCGAGGGCTTCACCGGCAGCGAGGAGGAATGCCTGGCGCACATCGACACGGTGTGGACCGACATGCGCCCGGCGAGCCTGCGCCGCCGCATGGCCGAACATGCCAGCGCCACCTGA